Proteins from a single region of Polynucleobacter sp. KF022:
- a CDS encoding tetratricopeptide repeat protein: protein MSPQIIQLLQKATQEIQANQLDSAKLILEEALRIDNKQTEILRHLGVVAAIEADWEEALRYFDLAIQSDPNNFLALSNRGNILKLLMRFEEALQSYEAALLLNPSDVSALCNAAVIFNLRHEYGLSLACSERASAINPESLMAWEEMGKTYWLTKHYEKAIDAFDRVIALDPGNLNAWLSKGNIYAEDKQFALAQTAFQRAYEIAPQLDYLFGIKLQNALQMCDWSNLQDQTRQLISGIQEGHKVALPYNVFTLLDDPELIKKAISIYANGIQGDIKREGISSYPNHQKIRLGYFSADFHDHPTAHLMAELFESHDREKFELIAFVFGRNQPDEMRSRLVKAFDQFIDVEHKADQEIAALSREFEIDIAIDVKGFTQEGRAPIFMYGAAPIQVSYLAFPGTMGTSCFDYVVADPVLIPKDAQNGMVEKIIYLPDSYQVNDRNKKVSLSAKSKEDYGLPSSGFIFCCFNNNYKILPSVLDGWIRILNAVDESVLWLFADNPFAVAHLKKEVAIRGLNPDRIIFAGRIPSAEHIGRYQLADLFLDTFPCNAHTTASDALWAGLPVLTLAGKSFAARVAASLLNAIGLPDLVVNSQQEYESLAIELATHPEKLQVIKNRLKQNLLTAPLFDTPLFTKNLESAYMEIYKRHQQGVPPEHIYIS, encoded by the coding sequence ATGAGTCCTCAAATTATTCAATTACTACAAAAGGCAACACAAGAGATACAGGCCAATCAGCTTGATTCTGCCAAGCTAATCTTGGAAGAAGCATTAAGAATTGATAACAAGCAAACGGAGATATTGCGTCATTTGGGAGTAGTTGCTGCTATTGAGGCGGATTGGGAGGAGGCTTTGAGATATTTTGACCTTGCCATTCAGTCTGATCCAAATAACTTCCTTGCGCTGAGTAATCGCGGAAATATTCTGAAGTTATTGATGCGTTTTGAAGAGGCTCTGCAATCTTATGAAGCGGCGCTCCTGTTGAATCCTTCCGATGTCAGCGCTCTATGTAATGCTGCTGTCATCTTTAATCTGCGCCATGAATATGGGCTTTCACTTGCTTGCAGTGAAAGGGCAAGCGCCATCAATCCTGAGTCTTTGATGGCCTGGGAGGAGATGGGGAAAACCTATTGGCTGACGAAGCATTATGAGAAAGCAATTGATGCTTTTGATCGAGTCATCGCCTTAGATCCCGGCAATCTGAATGCTTGGCTCTCTAAGGGAAATATTTACGCTGAGGATAAGCAATTTGCTTTGGCTCAGACAGCATTTCAGAGGGCATATGAGATTGCCCCTCAATTGGATTACTTGTTTGGCATAAAACTGCAAAATGCCTTGCAGATGTGCGATTGGTCAAATTTGCAAGATCAGACTCGGCAGCTCATAAGTGGGATACAGGAGGGGCATAAGGTTGCCCTGCCTTACAACGTATTTACCTTGTTGGATGATCCTGAATTGATCAAGAAGGCGATATCTATTTACGCCAATGGTATTCAGGGGGATATCAAAAGAGAGGGCATTTCCTCATACCCAAATCATCAAAAAATTCGTTTGGGCTATTTCTCGGCAGACTTTCATGATCATCCTACGGCTCACTTGATGGCTGAATTATTTGAAAGCCATGACCGAGAAAAGTTTGAATTAATCGCATTTGTTTTTGGACGCAATCAGCCAGATGAAATGCGCTCAAGACTTGTGAAGGCATTCGATCAGTTTATCGATGTTGAACACAAAGCAGATCAAGAGATAGCAGCCCTCTCTCGGGAGTTTGAGATTGATATCGCGATTGATGTAAAAGGTTTTACCCAGGAGGGTAGGGCGCCTATTTTTATGTATGGAGCCGCACCCATTCAGGTCAGCTATTTAGCCTTCCCTGGCACTATGGGTACATCATGCTTCGACTACGTTGTTGCAGATCCCGTTTTGATACCTAAAGATGCTCAAAATGGCATGGTTGAAAAGATCATTTACTTACCAGATAGCTATCAGGTTAACGATAGAAATAAAAAAGTTTCTTTATCTGCAAAATCAAAAGAAGACTATGGTCTACCATCTTCAGGATTCATATTTTGTTGCTTTAACAATAATTACAAAATTTTGCCCTCAGTATTAGATGGTTGGATTCGAATACTCAATGCAGTAGATGAGAGTGTGCTTTGGCTTTTTGCTGATAATCCCTTTGCAGTAGCTCATTTGAAAAAGGAAGTCGCGATAAGAGGGTTAAATCCAGATAGGATTATTTTTGCGGGGCGCATTCCTTCAGCAGAACATATAGGCAGATATCAGTTAGCAGATTTATTTTTAGACACATTTCCTTGTAACGCACACACTACAGCTAGTGACGCCCTATGGGCTGGACTACCGGTGCTGACATTAGCAGGAAAATCCTTTGCTGCCAGGGTGGCTGCGAGCTTATTGAATGCTATAGGGCTACCTGATTTGGTAGTCAACTCCCAGCAAGAGTATGAATCTTTAGCTATCGAGTTAGCGAC